The proteins below are encoded in one region of Macrobrachium rosenbergii isolate ZJJX-2024 chromosome 29, ASM4041242v1, whole genome shotgun sequence:
- the LOC136854449 gene encoding uncharacterized protein codes for MERSRARDMAGPGGSPLLGNSQPTQNVTTPRRDYSQIYCHTCKKYGHSTNFKDCPGEKLAAIVTVSTTHPSSLGPPANLPGPTMSPGPHKSLSGADIHSSPVVEPQPVPTPGLWSASPSPVIEPTPKPDSGSIQILQTWMLRTLGPEAAYIFPNPVPEPALVPVPAPDANLPSGDPSRAPLSSTSLAPIPVSS; via the exons ATGGAAAGAAGCAGAGCCAGAGACATGGCTGGACCAGGTGGAAGCCCTCTCCTTGGA AACTCCCAGCCTACCCAGAATGTAACTACTCCTCGTAGAGATTATAGCCAGATTTACTGCCATACCTGTAAGAAATATGGGCATTCCACGAATTTCAAAGATTGCCCTGGGGAGAAACTTGCTGCCATTGTTACTGTGTCAACCACTCATCCATCCTCTTTAGGACCCCCAGCT AACCTTCCCGGGCCTACCATGAGTCCTGGCCCCCACAAGTCTCTGTCTGGTGCTGATATTCATTCCAGCCCTGTCGTTGAGCCACAGCCAGTGCCTACGCCTGGCCTGTGGAGTGCCTCGCCCAGTCCGGTCATTGAGCCCACACCCAAGCCAGATTCTGGTTCCATACAAATTTTACAAACTTGGATGCTCCGCACTCTTGGTCCTGAGGCAGCTTACATCTTTCCAAATCCAGTGCCTGAGCCTGCTTTAGTGCCAGTACCAGCACCAGACgccaatctcccttcaggagatcccagtcgAGCCCCTCTCTCTTCTACCAGCTTGGCACCAATACCAGTGTCCAGCTGA